In Malus sylvestris chromosome 16, drMalSylv7.2, whole genome shotgun sequence, the following are encoded in one genomic region:
- the LOC126607068 gene encoding uncharacterized protein LOC126607068: MGKLLCDSTAVAETFQSPSPTVPWRDPPKASPLDEDTISAVDLVEQSTDDAAWDSVVGLEEQQRRHLQRLHTKGVLWKLPEDHDSSKSESIMPQKSMVFRLSHGGEVSSDGNCLFTASQKAMRVASEMDARELRRLTVRRFTEDYGSAAAEEKRVIDDAIRHMYAPDLKAGWGIHVIQEVKLLAKKDERVSLDSAIDELLQLGMQRELAAESIYKERCIPVIDGQSWAKYMSISGSPDDEYDIITLQYTEEGLLTIDENREGHAAAFGDDIAIECLATEFKREIYVVQAHGSDAMVDEENCVFFLPHRPRSQICELPFFLFMKGTGWCGAGADHYEPLIAHPLSLISQEKVAVVL; this comes from the exons ATGGGGAAACTATTGTGCGATTCGACCGCCGTCGCGGAGACATTTCAAAGCCCTTCGCCGACGGTGCCGTGGAGGGACCCACCCAAGGCGTCGCCGCTCGACGAGGACACAATCTCGGCCGTAGATCTGGTTGAGCAATCGACGGATGACGCCGCATGGGACAGCGTGGTGGGGCTTGAGGAGCAGCAGAGACGGCACCTCCAGAGGCTGCATACGAAGGGGGTGCTCTGGAAGCTCCCGGAGGATCACGACTCGTCGAAATCCGAGTCTATAATGCCGCAGAAGTCGATGGTCTTCAGACTCTCGCACGGCGGAGAGGTGTCGTCCGACGGAAATTGCCTGTTCACGGCGTCGCAGAAGGCGATGAGGGTGGCGAGTGAGATGGACGCGCGTGAGCTGAGGAGGCTGACGGTGCGGAGATTCACGGAGGACTATGGATCTGCGGCCGCGGAGGAGAAGCGGGTGATAGACGACGCCATTCGGCATATGTACGCGCCTGATCTGAAGGCCGGGTGGGGGATACATGTGATTCAGGAGGTCAAGTTGCTGGCCAAGAAAGACGAGCGCGTGAGTCTCGACTCCGCCATTGACGAGCTTCTTCAGCTCGGCATGCAGAG AGAGCTGGCAGCAGAGTCCATTTACAAGGAGAGATGTATCCCAGTGATTGATGGACAAAGTTGGGCCAAATACATGTCGATCTCTGGTTCACCGGATGATGAATACGACATCATCACATTGCAATACACAGAGGAAGGTTTATTAACCATCGACGAAAACAGAGAAGGTCATGCTGCAGCTTTCGGAGATGACATTGCAATTGAGTGTCTTGCCACAGAGTTTAAGCGAGAGATTTATGTG GTTCAAGCACATGGTTCGGATGCGATGGTTGATGAAGAGAATTGCGTTTTCTTCCTTCCCCACCGACCAAGGAGTCAAATTTGTGAACttcccttctttcttttcatgAAAGGAACAg GTTGGTGTGGCGCCGGAGC